A window of Thermosipho japonicus genomic DNA:
CCGAGCCATTTTTTACATTTATATTTTAATTTCATTGAAGTTATCTTGTATAGTCTGTATAAGGTTTATGGTCTTTCTTACATTTTCAAATACTGATCCTAGTTCATCCAAGAACTTTTGAATTGTTGCACTAATTTCTTCTGCAGTTGCAGAACTTTCTTCAGATATTGCAAGGAGATTTTGTATACTTGTTGTTATATTTTCGAGTTTTTCTGTTTCAGAGTTTAAAGTTGAAACAAGAGTATTTAATTGAGAAGTAATATTGGAAATAATTTCACTCGATTCTTTACTTTTTTGCGCACTACTTTCAAGTTCAGATGATTGATTTTTAAGTTCTTCATATCCCTTTGTAACACTTAAACTTAATTGAGAGATACCATTTGAGACAGTTGATAAAAATTGAGAGATTTTAACAGCAGATTCTTTACTTTCTTCTGCAAGTTTTCTTATTTCATCGGCAACTACGGCAAAACCTTTTCCTGCTTCTCCACTTCTTGCAGCTTCTATTGCTGCATTAAGTGCAAGCAAATTAGTTTGTTCGGCTATATTCATAACGGTATTTGCAATTTCTTGGATTGTACTTGCCTGATTTTTGAGTTCTTCACTTTCCTTTGTTATTTTTTCAAATTCCTCGCTCATTGATTTTATTCCTGATGCCGAATTTTCTACACTCTTTGCTGCTGTTATTATTTTTTCAACTGCTGTGTTTAAGTCATTTATTATTTGATTTTGTTCATTTATTGTTTGAGATATAGTATCTACATTTGAAGTTACCGCTTCTGAAATTCTTTCTGCATCATTACTAATTTGGACAGCAGTATCGGCTACCTGTGTTGAAAGTTCCTTCATTGTTCCTATTTCTTCTTGAATTGCATCTGATGATTCTAAAGTCTTTTTAGAGAAATTTAAAATTTCTTCAGTATCTCCCTGGAGTCCTATGAAAAATTCTCTAAGATTTGATAAAGCTTCAAAGTTATTTTTTGATAATTTTTCAAAATCTTTTTCTCCAGATATTATCAAAATATCATTAAAATCTTTTTCTTTGTAAATATTGATCATTTTTTCAACACTCTTTGTGGTATTTTTTAAATCTTTATTAATTAGAAGAAGCCCCATTAGAACTGAAATCGAAGTTAATATGGATCCTGGTAAAGTACCTAAGTATTTTGTAAATAAAAATGAAAGTACAAAAGTTAGTATTGGTATTATAACAGTTAAGTTTGTAGTAAAACTTTTTAAAAGACCGAATGAGATAGCTTTGTAAAGTTTTAATTTTACACTTTTTCCATATGGCTTTGTAGCAGCAACTTTTACTTCGATAAATGAACCATTTGAATTATTATCTTGTTTTAGGATTTCAATTTTTAATGGGTCATTAAAAAAGTCTGCTGCTCCTTTTAAAAGACCTAAAAAGTAGTTTCTAAAATCTCTGTGAGATTCGTATCTTATAACTGCAGTTTTTTCGTCAATATAGTTATATATGATTCTTGGAGGTTTTGCACCTTTAATTCTTCTAGTAAGTGCTCTATGAACACTATCCATTGCGCTTAGGAAAGATAAAACTCCTTCCTTTTTAAAATAACTTGGATAGAAAGAGTGAAAAGATTTTATGTTGTGATATCCTGTCTCTTGCCAGAGCTCTTCATATGTTTTTCCAACTTTTTGGGCTAATTCTTTGGAAAAATTGACAACCAGTTCATCTGGAACATTATTGGTTGGAATTAAAAGATTTTGTTCATCTAAGTTAAATTTTGAAGATAACTCATTTACTATATTTTCACCATATAGTTTTTTCCAAGTGGTTATCCAAATGTTCATTACAAAGCTTTTCATTTTTTACCTCCTTTCTTCTTTTCTCATATTCCATATTATTTTACCATATATTTAAGGTAAATGAGATATAATTTTACTTAAAAATTTTGCAAGGATTTATTGTAGGTAGTTAATCCTTATAATTAATATAATTAATCTTTTCTCCATGTTTTTTAGCACAGTACAAATATGTCTGCGTCCCAAGTATGGTATTCTTGCTTTAGTTTTGTATGAGTTTTATTTTCAACATTTTTCTTTCATGTGTATTTTTTTGATTTGTAGTAATAGGTACTTCTATTTATTTTAAGATACCTGATAACTTTAGATATATTGAAACCTTTTTTAATCAATAAACTTACTGTTTTACTTCAGTTGGATGAAGGTTAAAGAGCATCTTTTGCACCATTATTTATCTTTCTACTTATAATATTTATTCTGCTTGGGAAGTACCGTGTTCTCTGCAAATTATTTATGGAAGTAATATAAGAACAAAATATAAAATATTTTCTTAGATACATTCTTTTATATTTATTAAAAACGAAATTAGATATTTTATTAATTAAATAAAATTAAAGCAAATATTATTGTGTTACAACTTAGTATTTGGAGTATTCTTGGTTTAGAATCAATTTTAATATGTGTTGTTCTTTCTTATTTATAGATTATTTTTTTGCTTTAGTCAGGAAAAAATTAATCTATTGACAAAAAAAAATACGTTATAAAATAAATATGTCATTTAATACATTTTTATTTTGATCAAAACAGTCGCTTTTTGTAAATCCAGTAAAAATTAGGAATGAAAATATAAAAGTATTCCTTTTAAATATTAGCGAAAAAAATAAGTTAAAGTAGCAATCACATCAATTGCATTTTCATGTAAC
This region includes:
- a CDS encoding heme NO-binding domain-containing protein — translated: MKSFVMNIWITTWKKLYGENIVNELSSKFNLDEQNLLIPTNNVPDELVVNFSKELAQKVGKTYEELWQETGYHNIKSFHSFYPSYFKKEGVLSFLSAMDSVHRALTRRIKGAKPPRIIYNYIDEKTAVIRYESHRDFRNYFLGLLKGAADFFNDPLKIEILKQDNNSNGSFIEVKVAATKPYGKSVKLKLYKAISFGLLKSFTTNLTVIIPILTFVLSFLFTKYLGTLPGSILTSISVLMGLLLINKDLKNTTKSVEKMINIYKEKDFNDILIISGEKDFEKLSKNNFEALSNLREFFIGLQGDTEEILNFSKKTLESSDAIQEEIGTMKELSTQVADTAVQISNDAERISEAVTSNVDTISQTINEQNQIINDLNTAVEKIITAAKSVENSASGIKSMSEEFEKITKESEELKNQASTIQEIANTVMNIAEQTNLLALNAAIEAARSGEAGKGFAVVADEIRKLAEESKESAVKISQFLSTVSNGISQLSLSVTKGYEELKNQSSELESSAQKSKESSEIISNITSQLNTLVSTLNSETEKLENITTSIQNLLAISEESSATAEEISATIQKFLDELGSVFENVRKTINLIQTIQDNFNEIKI